The genomic window TAGCAGTGAGGTAATTCAATGAGAGAAAGTCCCATGTAAGTGagacaaaatgcatttttaaatctaATATTTAGTCATTTATATTGTGTTCATCAAAATGTGAATTTATCAAAATGTAACTCTGTATTTTAAAAGACAGCTGTGgataattcacacacaaatgcacgTCAATTCATCATCAGAGGTCAATGCTGCTGTTCCTTGCATGACATGCACATAGGTCCTGTGACTGAATGCATACATGGGTCGCATAAtctgtgtttgggtttttccGTGAAATCCAAAATGACGTTTTGTGTAAGGCTTGATTCGAATGAGCAACATGTTTGACACTATTAATCTCTAGAAACCACAGTGCCTCTCTGAAGTTTTTGGGTACTGGATTGATGTTTCTGTTTCACAGTGTTCTTTTTGCTTTCTGTGACAGAGACAGCTCAAATTAGGCTGTGGCCCACTGCCAACTATTTGGAGCAATTGGAATTAGAACAGGCAAAAAATGATAGCCATCTATATTGAGGCCTATCTTTTCTCATCTCCCAAAAAAATTTGATAAGTGGTGATAAAGATGACAAGattgggtgggtgggggtgaAATCGTAGAGTACATTTACATCATGTTCAGTCATGTCACAGACCATTTTGCAGAATTTGCAGATGCTTTTGGATCATGTCGTATGGCCCTGCTGTATGGTGCAGCCCCTCTTTCACttaacatcatcatcagtcgTGATGATTGGTTAGACATGTCTGTCGGTCACATGATGGCACAGCATGAATTTATGGCTCTGGATTGCCTAATGTGACATACTGTTCATCATACAACACCAAAAAGATTGTGTATTATAACCTTGGCATAAGGCTGGTCCATAAGCActaacaatgaaaaataaaaacacctctTCCCTTCTAATAATACCCCGGCCCCCCAATctgctattcttcttaggacactgcattgacttctattcatttggacagcctaatcCTTATCCCTGACCTTAACTAAAACCACTCAGTACCTACTTCTAACCTTTACTGACCCACAATTCAGATCAAAGCAGTAAATGAAACTAGTTCCGCAGAAATAAGGCTCTGTCTCAagaggaccaggttttgctctccgtgaggaccactggtcctgacaaggtcaggtAAAGAGGTACTAATGCAAgtacaaacatgcaaacacatacacacactatacGACACAACAAGTctatagaaaaaaacaatggatCTGCTCTGCAATACAGATATAACTCCAGGCCATatctattcaaaataaaatatgtacaaataaatattttttatccACCTTCAATAGTACCCgtgtcaacacacacagctttggaCACCataattgttttcagttttgtcgCTGTCTGTAATACAAGTGCTTGTTTTTCGTCAGCCATTTCTTTCATCTGTTATCACCACAGTGACCATCataataagacaaaaatatctTCTCTGGTTACATGATATCATTTGatatataaagataaataaCACATTGCAATACATTTCCATCCTCAAAGTCAAAATCACAGTACATGACATCACCACTGTTTTTGTAGCTATGAAGCTATTGGTATAAAAAGACGCGTATAATTGATCTCACACACTTCTGAGATACAGAGACTCAGCTCTCCATTGGTGACACAAGCTCCTCATTAAAAGTGAGAGGTGATGGCCAATATGCACCACGGAGGAAGAGCCTGCGCATATCTAGGGTAGTTGCACATGATGAATATATTAAAGCCGTTTTTGACAGCAGCAATATTTTTTCTGTGCATTAGGGCTTGTTGCAGAATGAGGGGATCATTTATTACACAGCTCATTAGACCACAAGCATTTGCTTCTGTATGACGTGCATGTAATCTGCAGCCTCTCATAAACTCTCTATAAGAGCCGTAACGGTCACtcttccctgtgtgtttttcctctgtctttttgcACTGGGACAACTCAAGCTCATGGATTTAAAGGGATAGctctggttttttttggaagtaggGGTGTGTGAAGTAATGACCTATAACTGGTATGATAGAAACAGTGTAAGTTTGTGTGTCAGCTTAtttacgtatatatatatatatatatatatatatatatatatatatatatatatatatatacatatactgtatatatagatatatatacgtAAACGTGTGTGTATGGTTTTTATGTAAATAGTTTGTCCTTGTGCTTCTGTCCCTGAGATGTATTAAATCTATACAGTAGACTGCTCATTGTGTAAAGGAGCTCAAGCTGATCATGGCATTATCTGCTCCATCACAATATTAGCTCCATTATCTAATGGGTGAGGATATGACTTGCACTGCTGCACTTACAGTAAGTCTGCTGCAACGCTATGTGTCATCAAATATATCTCTCTCTTTACAGATTACAGACTCACTCACTGGGTTAACTATAGCTGGGGAAGgagggaatgaatgaatgaagagagaAGAAAGTAAAGAGCGATACATGATTTACAATGGTGATTTATTATCACTTTATTAATCTCCATTAAGAATGCAGACTAATTTTTCTTCTTGCTCTGTTAATTCcttcaatacacacacacacacagcctgtgtccacttttcttcttttgtacAAAAATGGCCAACGTGTGTTTGATTCAGAGAACTGTTAGTGAGTTGCTAAACCAGcaaagattcttttttttatgaagttgAACCAGAAAGCTGGTAATATTTCATCAAAGTTGGTTTTCTTTGTTGCACTAAAAGCCAGACGGTGTTGTGACGCAGCCCGGATTTAGCTAAACCAGAGACACGGTTGTGATTtagttatttttctgtcttgttgTTGCCCTCTGAAATTATATCTTGTGCAATATAAATAGAGCTGTGATGTTGCTGACCAGAAAGTTGTTCTTTCCTGCACTAAAAACCAGCAGGTGctgtgattttttaaaaaaaacaaaaacccaacagGATATATATGTTTACAGTTGTTTATCTTGTACTGACAGCCAGGAGATGCTATggttgtgaaataaaacaaatttgtcCCACTGAAAAATGTAGTTGAACAGTCCTGCCgtatatttatgtacatttgACATGACAACATGATATGGAACCCCTTAGCGTCCGTCACAATCACCCTAGATAAAATAATTTGTCACAACAGCAGTGCAGAAGACAGAAGTAGAAAGAGATGCAgggagaaacaacaacagagagagagtttgtttACCATAGCTAATGTAGTGTAATTAATGTGTTCAATGTCTTACCATCAAATTTAGAGTCAAATAGACCATAACGCAGTATATGCTTTAAGGTGTGGTTATAGTTCAATTGGCCGCTGATATCCCACATGatgcaaaaaacattttttaaaggttcagtgtgtaagaatgagtgacatccaGTGGTAACACTGCAAACTGTAACTGCATCCCTCCTGTTTTCattcagggaactacagtgtcAGTCATAATCCTTTGCTTGGGTAGTATCAAAATATCCTTGTCCATTTTTACTGTTGTAGAAACATTGCAGGGCAAGATCGAGGCCCCCATATTTGAATACAcatgttacaaaataaaacacaagaccAAAGGATGATTCAGCAGTATCAGGGTATATTTGTCTTCTAGAACAGATAATTGCTACCCCGTCCCTACAAAgtagtgtctctgtgtgctttttttgggagaactaattgttgttttttttcaactaaATCACAGCTTCTGTGTCGCAGGATCTGGATTCAGCAGCATTACTGGAACAAGCTTGTTTTGGTTTATTGCAAAAGGTCCAACAGAAGTTATTACATGTACTTATGTAAGAATCACCTGCAAACAGTACAGTACCGACTCAGTACATTTTACTAAGTATAAATGTGGAGGCAGACAAGTaattcaataaattgattcaCCGCTATAGTGTTTGTAtcctgggacaaggacagtggtCCAATTAAACGGCATTGCTGTGGATGGAAAGGTACTGTAATAGCAGCCATTCAACTGCTGCCTTTTTAAAGAAGTCAAGAGGTGAatgagggagaagaggagagaaataagTGGGAGCTATTGGGGAGAGGACTAACCTTATGACAGCTTCACAGTTTTGCAGGCACATTTACAACTCTCTCAGCCACATGGAGGTCCACTAGAAAATAAACTGTGTAGAAATAACGGCTCATCTAAGATTAGTTGAGCCGTTCATGTTTCGATGAGAGTCATTCATTCCATAAACTTcccaagaaaatgtttatttgctcAATGGCCGTTCATTACAAAACAGTTTCCAGTCACATTGGACACACTCTCTGAACCTGGAGACTGTCcagtattttatatatagtCTGTGGTCAAACCAATATCCTTGCCAGAGTGTCATGCCAACAGCCACTGAAGGACGCAGGGTTGGTAACAGACTAATTTAGCTGGTTAGCTATACCAGGAAAGGGTGGATATATCGACAGGAGAAAGACACAGattcaaaaattcaaaaatacaattaattcTACACCAGTGATGGTTGCTGGTCTTTTGCCAAACCCACGTTGATAAAAATTAATGAATGGACGAACAACTGGTGCAaggaaatgtgataattatggAAAACTGAGTTTATATTTACGGTGAATAACGTACCAGAAATGTATGGAATTGGTTAGTATCACCAAACCAATAATGGGCTGCTTTGTGTTTCTAGACTTCACAGAATCCACAggggactgagacagaaaaggctccaGTAATCGTGTATATTTCTATACAGACAGTTCTTACGATCGTCACGCATTAGCCCAACGTCCATCCCTGCCCACTGCCCCATTGattcccagagaagctgagcttccctggaagtgatgattTTGCCACATTTATCCAATCACCCTCTCGCTCACCACAGCGAAAAAAGCTATTCTGTGCATCTCACATAGATAAGCTGAAACTGAGCCTCCACTGTAACACTATAACTGACCCAATCTAATgtgtttcacacacatgcacacacacataaatagaCACAAATGAGttgcacaataataataataataataatgatctctCTCCGttacacacatattcacagaTGAGTGGGAACAGAGCAAGGGCTCCAGAACTAAAGAAGGTCTGTCACTTTTATTTCCATCTGTAGGCTCTTGTGGCAGTGACATGTTGTCGTGAACGGAGCTTCACGCTCTGTTCTGCCACTGTCCcacttctccctctccatcctCAGTTTTACTGTAAAATGGCACAAATAGACATCAAAAAGCAGAGGTGCTGCAGCATCCATAACAGCGTACAATGCAGCGCACATTGTGAAAAGAAAGCATTCATTATTTCCTTCTGTCAGTCTACAGTTTCATTGCATTTCCTAATTTTGATGACCtcttaaatgaaagaaatgtgaatATACAATACAGGAATGTTTGTCAACTTAGCAAGCTAACAGAATAAAGGTTATGTCCAGATTCTTTGATTCATTATAACAAATCCTGCACATCAACTGCTGATTTTCTGCAAAAGCTTGACATCCACAGGGGGTGATAGAGGTTCAGCACCAGAGCATTAAAGCTAGGTTCTGCAAATGTGGATAAGTCACCAAGAGCAAGCTACACTATGCTAAAATGCAATCAGTACAACGTACCCCAAGTAAGTCCTTGTCTGTAATTAAACCATGAATTTCACCCTTACCCAAACCCTTTCAAGATAATCTGGGGAGAGTTAGGGCATGTTGTGCATAATGAATGTAACTCACTTCACCTTTCCCTTCAAGTGTGTCGGAGAATCAATGTAGTCTTCAGGTAGCATCAAAtcacaaaacatgtttagtttgtccattacTCATTCTGGGataatattatttacattatattatatcatttatcTTTGATTTCTGCCACACGCTGGATGTTTAACCATGTGTTCATATTGTTTAAAAAGATTATGACAGTCCTGGTTATTTTTTCCTTGCTGTGCAACAGCTTCCTCTGCTGATCCAGGCTGAAGAGAATCCAGAGCCAGAGACAGTTGCTCTTTTCACCGGGGATGATATGAACACACTGTTCATTGCCACGTCTGCACGATGATGTCACATGCTGTCATGGGCAGCCAGAGAAATGTTTTCCTCTCACACTGACTCCAATCTGTTTTCAAAAGACAGGACATCATATCTATATCTAGTGTAGGGACCTactttatggggacaaaaagcaagtccctcTTTAGTAAAACCttacattttgtaataattattGCTAATGTCTCAGTACCTGATACCCATAGGTGTCTTCAAAGGCCTGCAGTCAATCCATCTGTGGGTCAGAACTGTTTTGGCAGCATGAATAATTAGAACGCattagataaaataaataaatattttcatatttttttcttataaacCTTGGTATGTACCTGGACAATCTGGTGGGGCAGTTGGAGCATTTGGTGGAGCAGGAGCTCTAAGTATAGAAGTGCAAATGTATGAGTGTGCATGTGGCTCGGACCGTGCAGTCCCAGCCAATAATGAGGTCTCAATTCTGGCTCTCCATCCTGTAGCGATGGCGTCAGCGGCCacagaaaaaagacattctCCAATTAGACGCAAATACATACAGAAACTGTGAtctgtgtgcaaatgtgttgcATTGCAAGCTGTTCTCTTTGTAAGAAAAAACCAGCCTGGATTAATTGGCAGCAGAGTTGCTGAAATGTTTTGTCAAGAAAATGGCCAGTGTGTATCCATGCTGTAGCGTCCCCACTTACTTCCTGTTAAAATGATGACAAGGGCCGTGGGGGTTTGAAACATCACTGAGGTGTTCAGCAGTTGGACAGAATAACAATAGAAATCAACACACGGAAATGAgttaagaaaaacacaaaaaaagtgttatcAATAACAAATTTGACAAAACCACCAAAGACGGCAATACAAACTTGCCCATCAATGGCCAGAGTTAAGTAAGCTACTaaccaggaaaacaataacCACCCACTACAAAACATGagaaaaaacataattctgTGCACACAACTGAGCTGGCAACAACAGAATCACAAAGTCAAAGAGCTGCCAAATGGCCAACTGGTACTGGCTGCCTCTCGGCTCCAAGTCTTTGTACACTTGACGCTGATGAGCAAGAGtggaatcaggtgtgtgtgtgtgtggaccaaaACACTTATAAACCTaagacattttgggaaagtgaggacattttggctggtcctcacattcttgACTTTTTGAGGGTTATGACTTGGTTTTAGGGGTTATGGtaagggttaggattagacATTTAGTTAACTTTTGTATTTTGCTCTAAATAAAGGCTTCAGCATACTGGTTAATCatggacacacaaaaaagtgatttttctaATTGTCATTGTAATAAAAACGGCAAATTGATATCAACATCGTTTTGTGGTgctatttttattcatattgcTAAGGGAGTACTACTTTGCTACCCTCCATCCTCAGCTGTGATAAAGACATGTCTGATGGTGGCGCTCACTGTTAGCATGCAAATGAAAACCACAACTGTAAAAACCATGTGTAAAAACCAGTAGGTTTACCAAAGAACAGCCATTATGTTCCctctctgaaaacaacacagacagacacaacacCTTGATAATGGATTGTTCACAATAAATCATGCTAATTGTGTGACTTTGCCACTAGAGTAAAGTCAACATGCAACACAGATAAGCCCCCATACAGACACAACAAGGGGATTCTACttcatatacactgtatataaaaaatattaggATACTCTATTCATAGATTCAACAATAAGTGAAAAATATGTCAAGCTAAGTAATGTACATGCCGTAAATCCTGCCCTAAACACTATGTGTGTAGAAGAGCATATTATCTACATCCTGTATAGAGTATCAACACCAGCCGATTCCTAGTGTATGATAATTGACTTGGCTACTTAAGCCTGATTCTGATCTTTAATTTCAGAAGCGATTATATTTGTTTCCTATTTTTCTAAAATAATGGAAGTTTTAATACAGATGGGAGTGTATGATTGATGATCATAATCAGGCTGATGTAATAGAGAAGGCCATCAAAAAGAAGacctgaatgtgtgtgtgtcagtggatttttgttatttataatgTAAAGTCTATAAGTGCCATGTGGTAATTACAGTCTATTGAATGCATGAAATATACGCTTAGAATATATTAGTGACATCATTTCTATCCAACTAGTTTAAGGTAATCCAAAAACTGAAGTTAAGCTGACTTGTTGACAGTTCACTACTCTGCTGCTGAACGCCCACTAAAGCTGGTGAAGTTTTCTTGTGGTAACCAATGCAATACACTACAGCACAGTGACTCACAGCTAACTTACTGAGTAAAATCTTATTTTGAGTCTTGTACCTTGATGATCACACCTTTCTCGTCGCTTTCTAGTGGCAGGCATGACTATTTCTGTGCAGCCTGCTATGCACGCACAGCGGGTGACGTGGGGTGGGTTGCATGTGAGGCAGCTGCTGCCTTATAGGCAGGAATCTgaggcacacacatgcaagaaACCTGAGCCAGTGACGCTTGAACACCAAATGGCTATTTTAGTCTTCAGACACTGAGAGGATACATTTGGCTTTGTCTGGCTGTGTGTCACAGAAATGTTTGATTCTCATGAACAGCATTGTGATTAACGTTTGTAAACTGACGTCCAAATTCATTTACTAAATAAATGATCTTGATGTATAGAAGGAGTGCAACTATcaatgctttttgtttgttcagtttgtgtgtgtgtgtgtacatgcataaCAACCCTGTCACCAGGATTTCTTTCACTTATGGTGTGACAACGCTGTGAGTAACCTGTGGAAAGGTTTCTGTACAAAAAATCACCTGGTTAGGACTAGAGAaaggtcatgtttttttccctcataatGTTACAACATTCTCTAAAAACTGATATAATGTACTGTTATTACAGCAACAAATCTCAAATTTgccaaaatgtcacatttgaacATTTCAATCTGTTGACTTGGCAGACTTTAGAAATATTGATGCCGAGtcaaacaaatgtgatgttttctatGGTTTACAAGTGAAATAAACAGATTATATCAGATGATGTATTATGAGGAATGGATAGCTGTTAAtaaattgttttgtgtgttttttaattccGATATTGctattattaaatgtttcataTAAACCCCAATGACTGCATAGTGGTAATTCATGAATTAATCCCAGTAATTTTGCTTTAAATTCAATTTGCCCTAAGATGATTATAATGACTTTGGCTAATGAACTCTGCCTCTGGAAACTTACAACACAGTTTTATTATAGGAAATCACCAAGGAACATgttgaggaaaaagaaacaggTTAATTagttcatttctttgtttattaCAAACACAGAGACTCATTCTAGTTGCGGTGGCAGTTTGCATTCTTTTTATAGTATCTTTCAATActataaaacaaactaacaagATTTAGCAGACACAATCTACATGATTtaattccattccattccattctatTTGTTTACTTCATCTCAGTAATTTTTATAACTAATAtgttagttattattataataataataacaataataatatataaactaTAGTTACgatttatgtactgtatgtacattaaATGAAATAGAATCTAATAcagtaataattatattatatacttatCAACAAATTGTGTCTTATTTATTAAGCAGGCACAattaaccatgtttttttttcttcttcaaaggaaaacatattagataatatgtaaaaataatgtattaatagTATTAATACATTTTGGTACTTTAGTTTCCATGTTGCATTTAGACACCTTGCATTGCCTTATCATCAGTTTCAGTGGTTAATTACCCTGTTGACTGATATGATCACCTATCAGCTGATTTTACTGTAGACCAGGTTCCAAACCCCAGAGCCGGAGATTAGTGAGCGGGCTGAGCTGCAAGAGCTACAAAAACCCACAGGAAGTGAGCCTATtggattttgttttacattttatttttcctggaAATGCCAAACCTTTTATAACATATGACAAACTAAAAACCGCTGCACTTGGCACTCACATAGTAGTAACATGCTATGACCATATAACCTTGCAGCGACTGACGCTCTAAATGCTATATCTTAACATTACATTAACAGTAAATGACTATCAGCAAAAACTCCAAACTGCTGTCTAGTGCTTGTCATCGAAACTTTTGGGAAACTTTGCTGTACAGTTATTGAAAAATTTGAAAAAGAGTCTTAAATGGCACTGAAACTGTGAAGGGCTCACAACTGTTTAAATTGACTTTCTTCATTTTCCCAAATTTCTATCACTAAGTTGcctacaaataaaaaaaaatattcgtAAAAAAATACCACACAGTCACCATCAATGTACAAGCTGAACAATTAGGtaatgaaacataaataaacgtTGTGCAGTGAACAAGTGAGAAAGCTGCACTCAAATTATACTTAAGAACGTAcatgaatcatcatcatcattgtctaCAACATCATCATCCAGGAATTCACATGCTTACATTCACAAATATATAAAGACTAAAATGGCTGGAGCCAGTCAAACACCTCAGCCCCTGTGTGACCCACAGTGTAAGAATTCACAGTCACTCAGTCTCATACATTCAGATGATCAAAGCATAAAGgtatttgaacacacacacacacacagtgactgcaTGTATAGGAACCTGACTCACAGCAATGTCCTGTTTGTATTTCAGcattatttgtgtgtaaaataaatgctTAAAATGCAAGACACCTGTTACCCAGATCCCAGAGGAAGAAATTCCACtccccactgtgtgtgtgtgtgtgtgtgtgtgtgtgtgtgtagtaagcAGAATGTTGACACCGGCCTTTCCTGTCTCACGTGGACATTACTTTACTGCCCTCCCCTATTTAAAGGCCAGCGTGGAGCCAGAGAGGCTTCAGCAGGAGATTAAAGCCAAAGTCCTTGCACTCTACACACTGGAGGCTCACCCACTGACCGACTGATGATCTGGATGTTTTTGTGAAGAGCCATCCCCCCATAAGGTTTGAGATGCTTGGACTCAGCTGCAGTATTTACACATATCTTCAAGAGTAAGGAGTTTTCTACAAGCTGCTACAAGCAGCAAAACCCTTTCAAACAGAAGCAATTTTGATTCCTCTCAGTTTTTGGTAGTGGTTTTCAACTTAAATTTTTGCTCAAAAGGAATGTTCAAGGCCTTTTGCATTTAGCTGACTTATCTGTGGAAGTTGGTGAACTATAAACACATGCTAACTCTTGCAAGGCCTTTCTAAAATACTAAGAAGAACCTAAAGAAGTATCAACTTCTAGAAAAAGGCCCAGCTGTTATCCAGTCATCATGAGTAGCGGCGGAACCACCGTAGTTTCACCACCGGAGCCTCAGACTTTCAAACGGGCAATACGGAAGATCAAATGTGCTGCTATGGTGTCGTCTTTGGCAAAGAGCTGGCAGGGTTGGGCCGCCGACCACGCAGAAAAGCAGGATGCTATCCCGAGTGGCTGGATGCCTTCATCTGTCAAGGAGATAGACCAGAATGACTGCAAGGACACGGTCAAACTGACTGTCACCCCACGTGTAATGGCAAAAGATGCTGCCGACACCACTGGGAGTAAGATCAGGACCCGTTCTGTGACCAAGACCATCCAGCCCAAATGCTGTGGGTTCAGCTGCAGTGAATTGGTCAATGCCATCAACAGCAAGATGGAGTCAAGTCCAGAGGAGAGCAATCAATATCTAGGCAGCAAGTCCCTGAAGAGTTCAAGGAGTAGCAGTGTGGACACAGAGGATAGTGGGCTTGGAGAGGAGGCAggactcagcagcagcagtgaatccAACTTGAGTGACATCAagaccaaaaaacaaaccaacaggcCCAAGGTAGAGTGGTTTTTACAGCAAATTAAGTATTTGGTGAAGTTTCTTGTAGCGGGACAAATGTACTAATGTATCTCACTGCCCAATACCATACCCACAGCTAGCCACAGAATTTTGTGGCTATTTAGAAACAGACTAAATAGCTTATGAACATGAGAGACACATTAAATTAATGAGCTGTCCTATCCTTTTTTAA from Solea senegalensis isolate Sse05_10M linkage group LG4, IFAPA_SoseM_1, whole genome shotgun sequence includes these protein-coding regions:
- the abraa gene encoding actin-binding Rho-activating protein, with translation MSSGGTTVVSPPEPQTFKRAIRKIKCAAMVSSLAKSWQGWAADHAEKQDAIPSGWMPSSVKEIDQNDCKDTVKLTVTPRVMAKDAADTTGSKIRTRSVTKTIQPKCCGFSCSELVNAINSKMESSPEESNQYLGSKSLKSSRSSSVDTEDSGLGEEAGLSSSSESNLSDIKTKKQTNRPKIRIATMNDIRGRWQQWSEQHIEGQKLNPFSEEFDHEFAMSQRLCKGDTGYGRPKDGSKTAERGDRAQRHIHREMEEMVWIIRDMGIKDKKGHCIITFGRLFDRYVKISDKVVGILLRCRKHNMLDFKGEMLWKGQDDGVIITLRD